One window of Enterobacter sp. RHBSTW-00175 genomic DNA carries:
- the guaD gene encoding guanine deaminase, with translation MDYQTAIRGAFFDIAQVCDSAEAIPRHTRYLDDGLLFIHNGKILAQMSWQEGEQYLDPHKGYTDLRSKLLLPGFIDTHVHYPQTEMIGAFGEQLLEWLTTYTFPVESQFADETYAKEIAEFFINQLVSHGTTTALVFCTLHPESVDALFTEALRLNMRLIAGKVMMDRHTPDYLTETAKQSYRQTRELIQRWHHRGRLGYAITPRFAPTSSPELLAAVSLLREEFPDTWMQTHLSENPNEVAWVSDLWPEHERYLDVYHHYGLTGERSVFAHGIHLHHSEWQCLHDTGSAVAFCPTSNLFLGSGLFRLPACWQHKVRMGIGTDVGAGTTFSMLRTLGEAYKVGQLQSYRLQACEAFYHATLGGAHALRLDDKIGNFAPGKEADFIVIDPAVTPLQRLRNGRCKDIYEQLFVLMTLGDERNISETWVNGEQVWSTAAVG, from the coding sequence ATGGATTACCAGACAGCGATCCGCGGTGCATTTTTCGATATTGCCCAGGTCTGCGACAGCGCAGAGGCTATCCCCCGCCACACCCGCTACCTTGACGATGGGCTGTTGTTTATTCACAACGGCAAAATTCTGGCGCAGATGAGCTGGCAGGAGGGCGAGCAATACCTTGACCCTCACAAAGGTTACACCGACCTGCGCAGCAAGCTACTGCTGCCCGGTTTTATCGATACCCACGTCCACTATCCCCAGACGGAGATGATTGGCGCCTTTGGCGAGCAACTGCTGGAGTGGCTGACCACCTACACCTTCCCGGTGGAGAGCCAGTTTGCCGATGAGACCTACGCGAAAGAGATCGCGGAGTTTTTCATTAATCAGCTGGTCAGCCACGGCACAACCACGGCGCTGGTGTTTTGCACACTGCACCCCGAATCTGTCGATGCGCTGTTTACCGAAGCATTACGCCTCAACATGCGGCTGATTGCCGGGAAAGTAATGATGGACAGGCACACGCCGGATTACCTGACTGAAACCGCCAAACAGAGCTACCGGCAAACGCGGGAGCTTATTCAGCGCTGGCACCACCGCGGGCGCTTAGGCTATGCCATTACGCCGCGTTTTGCGCCAACCTCTTCCCCGGAACTGCTCGCGGCGGTAAGCCTGCTCAGAGAGGAGTTTCCCGACACCTGGATGCAGACCCATCTGAGCGAAAACCCCAACGAAGTGGCGTGGGTGAGCGATCTGTGGCCGGAGCACGAGCGTTATCTGGATGTGTATCACCACTACGGCCTGACCGGCGAGCGCAGCGTATTTGCTCACGGCATTCACCTGCACCACAGCGAGTGGCAGTGCCTGCACGACACCGGTTCCGCCGTGGCATTTTGCCCAACCTCCAACCTGTTTCTTGGCAGCGGGCTGTTTCGTTTACCCGCCTGCTGGCAGCACAAGGTGCGAATGGGTATAGGCACCGACGTCGGGGCCGGTACCACCTTCAGCATGTTGCGTACGCTGGGTGAGGCCTACAAAGTGGGCCAGTTGCAGAGCTACCGCCTGCAAGCCTGCGAAGCGTTTTATCATGCCACCCTGGGTGGCGCACACGCCCTGCGGCTGGACGATAAGATTGGCAATTTTGCGCCTGGCAAAGAGGCCGACTTTATCGTTATCGACCCGGCCGTTACGCCGCTGCAGCGCCTGCGTAACGGGCGCTGCAAAGATATTTACGAGCAGCTGTTTGTGCTGATGACGCTCGGCGACGAGCGTAATATCAGTGAAACCTGGGTCAACGGCGAGCAGGTGTGGTCAACTGCCGCGGTAGGTTGA
- a CDS encoding NCS1 family nucleobase:cation symporter-1 → MPNTQNAQQGSAADSGAVYSPRLCNEDLAPTRDQNWSWYNIFSFWMSDVHSMGGYVVAASFFTLGLASWQVLLCLLIGICIVQLCANLVAKPSQMAGVPYAVISRQAFGVFGANIPAVIRGLIAFAWYGIQTYLAANALMLVALKFWPSLSALTTGAFLGLSHLGWICFSIMWVLQAMVFWHGMSAIKRFIDIAGPAVYVVMLALAGWIVYKTGFDGISFTLASKSLSAGEQTWQMITATALVVSYFSGPLLNFGDFSRYGKSMGEIRRGNRWGLPFNFLLFSIVTVVIVSGTQSLFGRMITDPIETVSRVGNDLAVAIGLLTMITATIGINIVANFVSPAFDFSNCSPQKISFRTGGMIAAVGSILLTPWNLFNSPELIHYTLDVLGAFIGPLFGILIADFYLIKRGKISVDDLFDDTPKGKYWYRNGFNPKAIGALLPSVAVGLVISFIPALHEVANFSWFIGVFLGGVTYRWLAREDREAAAAPQFNSRVATQKE, encoded by the coding sequence ATGCCAAATACACAAAACGCGCAGCAAGGTTCGGCCGCTGATTCCGGTGCGGTTTACAGCCCACGGCTTTGCAATGAGGATCTGGCACCAACGCGTGACCAGAACTGGAGCTGGTACAACATCTTTTCTTTCTGGATGTCCGACGTGCATAGCATGGGGGGTTATGTGGTTGCCGCGAGCTTCTTTACGCTCGGGCTGGCCAGCTGGCAGGTGTTGCTTTGCCTGCTGATAGGGATTTGTATTGTGCAGCTGTGCGCCAACCTGGTGGCAAAACCGAGCCAGATGGCGGGCGTGCCTTATGCGGTGATCAGCCGTCAGGCATTTGGTGTTTTTGGCGCGAATATTCCGGCGGTGATCCGCGGGCTTATCGCCTTTGCGTGGTACGGTATTCAGACCTACCTGGCCGCCAACGCCCTGATGCTGGTGGCGCTGAAGTTCTGGCCGTCACTGTCGGCGCTCACTACCGGTGCGTTCCTTGGCCTGTCGCATCTGGGCTGGATCTGCTTTTCCATTATGTGGGTATTGCAGGCGATGGTCTTCTGGCACGGTATGAGCGCCATTAAGCGTTTTATCGATATTGCCGGCCCGGCGGTCTATGTGGTGATGCTGGCGCTTGCGGGCTGGATTGTATACAAGACGGGTTTTGACGGGATCTCCTTTACCCTCGCCAGCAAATCCCTGAGCGCAGGCGAGCAAACCTGGCAGATGATCACTGCTACGGCACTGGTGGTGTCCTATTTCTCCGGACCGTTGCTCAACTTTGGTGACTTCTCGCGCTACGGCAAAAGCATGGGCGAAATTCGCCGTGGAAACCGCTGGGGCTTGCCGTTTAACTTCCTGCTGTTTTCCATCGTCACCGTGGTGATTGTCTCCGGCACGCAGTCGCTGTTTGGCCGCATGATAACCGACCCGATTGAAACCGTTAGCCGCGTGGGCAACGATCTGGCCGTGGCGATTGGCCTGCTGACCATGATCACCGCCACCATCGGGATCAACATTGTGGCGAACTTTGTCTCCCCGGCGTTCGACTTTTCTAACTGCTCGCCGCAGAAAATCAGCTTCCGCACCGGAGGGATGATTGCCGCTGTCGGCTCGATCCTGTTAACCCCGTGGAACCTGTTCAACTCTCCGGAGCTTATCCACTACACCCTGGACGTGCTCGGCGCCTTTATCGGCCCGCTGTTCGGCATCCTGATTGCCGACTTCTACCTGATTAAGCGCGGGAAAATCTCTGTAGATGACCTGTTCGACGACACGCCAAAAGGGAAATACTGGTATCGCAACGGCTTTAACCCGAAAGCCATCGGCGCACTGCTCCCGTCCGTTGCCGTAGGCCTGGTGATTAGCTTTATCCCGGCCCTGCATGAAGTGGCGAACTTTAGCTGGTTTATCGGCGTCTTCCTGGGCGGTGTGACTTACCGCTGGCTGGCACGGGAAGACCGCGAAGCGGCTGCCGCCCCGCAATTCAACTCCCGCGTGGCGACGCAAAAAGAGTAA
- a CDS encoding GntR family transcriptional regulator produces the protein MNNVNSLHAAPDLQDKDESIFQALMTAIVEHQLLPGSKLPEEALAEVFGVSRTGIRKVLQRLAAVQMVTLTPKRGAHVASPTVEEAQHIFRTRALLEVANLPDVLAHCQSPHLAALEAIIAQEQQAHEAYDGPAAIRHSANFHIQLQAISGNQVLTEMVTSLSQRSSLVIAAWGAPWRQGCRCNDHEQLVDLLRQKALRPLSDALMHHFEHIVASLCFERAGECLPDFARLFAGHKES, from the coding sequence ATGAACAACGTAAACAGTCTGCACGCCGCGCCAGACCTGCAAGACAAAGACGAATCCATCTTTCAGGCGCTGATGACCGCGATTGTCGAACATCAGTTGCTGCCGGGGAGTAAATTGCCGGAAGAGGCGCTGGCCGAAGTCTTCGGCGTGAGCCGCACGGGCATCCGCAAGGTGCTGCAACGACTCGCGGCTGTGCAAATGGTCACGTTAACGCCCAAACGTGGTGCACATGTTGCCAGCCCGACGGTAGAAGAGGCACAGCACATCTTTCGCACGCGCGCCCTGCTGGAGGTCGCCAACCTGCCGGACGTGCTGGCCCACTGCCAGTCGCCACATCTTGCTGCACTAGAAGCCATTATTGCTCAGGAGCAGCAGGCGCACGAGGCGTACGACGGCCCGGCGGCAATCCGACACTCTGCCAATTTCCATATCCAGCTTCAGGCCATTTCCGGCAACCAGGTGCTGACGGAGATGGTGACAAGCCTTAGCCAGCGTTCATCGCTGGTGATTGCCGCGTGGGGCGCGCCGTGGCGTCAGGGTTGCCGCTGCAACGATCACGAACAGCTTGTGGATCTGCTGCGCCAGAAAGCGCTCCGGCCACTCAGCGATGCCTTAATGCACCATTTTGAACATATCGTCGCCAGCCTCTGTTTTGAACGGGCGGGCGAGTGCCTTCCTGATTTTGCCCGGCTGTTTGCCGGCCACAAGGAGTCGTAA
- the hpxA gene encoding allantoin racemase — protein MSSVCIQVINPNTSRGMTETIGAAARAVAAPGTEILAVCPDEGVPSIEGHFDEAIAAVGVLEQIKKGRQQGVDGHVIACFGDPGLLAARELAQGPVIGIAEAAMHMATLVATRFSIVTTLPRTLIIARHLLHQYGFHDHCAALHAIDLPVLALEDGSGLAQEKVRARCIQALKEDGCGAIVLGCGGMATLAQELTRELHVPVIDGVSAAVKMVESLVALGLSTSKHGDLAFPENKALSGKFQALNLF, from the coding sequence ATGTCGTCTGTCTGTATACAAGTGATCAATCCCAATACCAGCCGTGGAATGACGGAAACCATCGGCGCGGCAGCGCGCGCGGTGGCAGCGCCGGGCACGGAGATCCTCGCGGTCTGCCCGGATGAAGGTGTGCCCTCGATTGAAGGCCATTTTGATGAAGCCATTGCGGCCGTAGGGGTGCTCGAACAAATCAAGAAAGGCAGGCAGCAGGGCGTGGATGGCCACGTTATCGCCTGCTTTGGCGATCCGGGTTTGCTGGCGGCGCGCGAGCTGGCGCAGGGGCCGGTGATTGGTATCGCAGAAGCCGCCATGCATATGGCGACGCTGGTGGCGACACGCTTTTCCATCGTCACCACGCTGCCGCGTACGCTGATCATCGCCCGGCACCTGCTGCACCAGTATGGCTTTCATGATCACTGCGCGGCCCTGCACGCGATCGATCTCCCGGTGCTGGCGCTGGAAGACGGCAGTGGTCTGGCGCAGGAAAAAGTACGCGCACGCTGTATCCAGGCACTGAAAGAGGACGGTTGCGGCGCCATTGTGCTGGGGTGTGGCGGTATGGCAACGCTTGCGCAGGAGCTGACGCGCGAGCTGCATGTCCCGGTGATCGACGGCGTTAGCGCGGCGGTGAAAATGGTCGAATCGCTGGTGGCACTTGGGCTATCCACCAGCAAGCACGGCGACCTGGCATTCCCGGAAAACAAAGCGTTAAGCGGTAAATTTCAGGCACTGAATCTATTTTAA
- the puuE gene encoding allantoinase PuuE, translated as MALFEQDYPRDLRGYAGNPPHAQWPQQARIAVQFVLNYEEGAENHVLHGDAGSEQFLSDIIGAASYPDKHMSMDSLYEYGSRAGFWRIHNAFSQRGLPLTVFGVAMALARHPDIVDAIKAANYDVVSHGWRWIHYQNMDIDQEREHLQKAVHVMTDLFGKPPTGWYTGRDSPNTRQLVAEHGGFDYDSDYYGDDLPFWTEVACSDGTRKPHLIVPYTLDTNDMRFATAQGFNTAEQFYTYLKDSFDVLYEEGASSPKMMSIGMHCRLLGRPGRFRGLQRFLDYIQQHDKVWVCTRQQIADHWREVHPFQK; from the coding sequence ATGGCGCTTTTTGAACAGGATTACCCGCGGGATCTGCGTGGCTACGCAGGCAACCCGCCGCACGCGCAGTGGCCGCAGCAGGCGCGTATTGCCGTGCAGTTTGTGCTTAATTACGAAGAAGGGGCCGAAAACCACGTACTACACGGTGACGCCGGATCGGAACAGTTCCTGTCAGACATCATCGGCGCGGCCAGCTACCCGGACAAACATATGTCGATGGACTCTCTCTACGAATACGGCAGTCGCGCCGGGTTCTGGCGGATCCACAACGCTTTCAGCCAGCGCGGCCTGCCGCTGACGGTCTTTGGCGTGGCGATGGCGCTGGCGCGTCATCCCGATATTGTCGACGCCATTAAAGCGGCAAATTACGATGTGGTCAGCCACGGCTGGCGCTGGATCCACTATCAGAATATGGATATCGACCAGGAGCGTGAGCATCTGCAAAAGGCGGTGCATGTGATGACCGATCTGTTCGGCAAACCGCCGACGGGCTGGTATACCGGGCGCGACAGCCCCAACACTCGTCAACTGGTGGCGGAACACGGCGGTTTTGACTACGACAGCGACTACTACGGCGACGATTTACCGTTCTGGACCGAAGTGGCGTGCAGCGACGGTACCCGCAAACCGCACCTGATTGTGCCTTATACGCTGGATACCAACGACATGCGCTTTGCGACCGCACAAGGATTTAATACCGCCGAGCAGTTTTATACCTACCTGAAAGACAGTTTTGATGTGCTGTATGAAGAGGGGGCAAGTTCGCCGAAGATGATGTCTATCGGGATGCACTGCCGCCTGCTGGGGCGTCCGGGGCGTTTTCGCGGCCTGCAACGGTTTCTCGATTATATCCAGCAGCACGACAAGGTATGGGTCTGCACCCGCCAGCAAATTGCCGACCACTGGCGGGAAGTGCATCCGTTTCAAAAATAG
- the hpxZ gene encoding oxalurate catabolism protein HpxZ, with protein sequence MMNHDDVNLPWVVAEVTAAFYRYEDALVSNNTAVLDELFWHDKNTVRLGAGENLYGIDEIRAFRAARPSAGLQRTLRHTVITTFGADYAVCSTEFTREGTEKIGRQQQTWVRFPYGWRIVAAQVSLMA encoded by the coding sequence ATGATGAATCATGATGACGTAAACCTCCCGTGGGTGGTTGCTGAGGTCACGGCTGCGTTTTACCGCTACGAAGATGCGCTGGTAAGTAACAACACTGCGGTGCTGGATGAACTGTTCTGGCACGACAAAAATACGGTGCGGCTGGGCGCAGGTGAAAACCTGTACGGGATTGATGAAATCCGCGCCTTTCGTGCGGCGCGCCCTTCCGCCGGGTTGCAGCGAACCCTGCGTCATACGGTCATCACCACCTTCGGGGCTGATTATGCGGTGTGCAGCACCGAATTTACCCGCGAGGGGACGGAGAAAATTGGCCGCCAGCAGCAAACGTGGGTGCGTTTCCCGTACGGCTGGCGGATTGTGGCGGCGCAGGTGAGTTTGATGGCGTAA
- a CDS encoding AtzE family amidohydrolase: MTLHEMSISAIQKALGNGELSAGDIARQTLDAITRINPQLNAWTTITAERMLAEAENIDTLRREKRPLPPLAGIPYAVKNLFDVAGHTTLAGAELFSQRPAAAADSFAVRQLRSAGGLLSGMVNMDAYAYGFTTENSHYGATHNPHDLKRIAGGSSGGSAAAVAAGLVHFSLGTDTNGSIRVPASLCGIYGLKPTFGRLSRSGSHPFVASLDHIGPFARRVSDLASVYDALQGRDTSDSFQADSSREQTRPLLDRGLDGLRCAVLGGYFSTWCDADARAAVARVAKALEAHDELLFPDAELARSAAFIISASEGGNQYLPALRSEPARFEPHSRERLLAGAMIPSAWYIQAQRFRAHARQAFKTLFSYADVLIAPATPRSATLIGEQTMEINGQPLPVRASMGMLTQPISFLGLPVTTVPLRTADGAPIGLQLIAAPFNEQACLRVARVLEASGITDARPAEIAQ; encoded by the coding sequence ATGACGCTACACGAGATGAGTATCAGCGCTATCCAGAAGGCGCTTGGCAACGGCGAGCTGAGCGCCGGTGACATCGCCCGTCAGACGCTGGATGCCATTACCCGCATCAACCCACAGCTCAACGCGTGGACGACGATCACCGCCGAACGAATGCTGGCAGAAGCCGAGAATATCGACACCCTGCGTCGGGAAAAGCGCCCCCTGCCGCCGCTGGCGGGCATTCCTTATGCGGTCAAAAACCTGTTTGATGTCGCCGGGCACACCACCCTCGCCGGGGCTGAACTGTTCAGCCAGCGCCCTGCTGCTGCCGCCGACAGCTTTGCGGTACGCCAGCTGCGCAGTGCGGGCGGGCTGCTTTCCGGGATGGTCAACATGGATGCTTACGCCTACGGGTTTACCACCGAAAACAGCCACTACGGCGCAACGCATAACCCGCACGATCTGAAGCGCATTGCGGGAGGATCGTCCGGGGGATCGGCTGCGGCCGTCGCCGCCGGGCTGGTCCATTTTTCGCTCGGCACTGACACTAACGGCTCGATTCGCGTACCGGCCTCCCTGTGCGGGATATATGGCCTGAAACCGACCTTTGGCCGCCTGTCACGTTCGGGCAGCCATCCGTTCGTTGCAAGCCTGGATCATATCGGGCCGTTTGCCCGCCGCGTGAGCGACCTGGCATCGGTATACGATGCGCTGCAAGGCCGCGACACCAGCGACAGTTTTCAGGCCGACAGCTCACGAGAGCAAACCCGCCCGCTGCTGGATCGCGGGCTGGATGGCCTGCGCTGCGCTGTTCTGGGCGGCTATTTCAGCACATGGTGTGACGCCGACGCCCGGGCTGCCGTTGCACGGGTGGCGAAAGCGCTCGAGGCGCACGATGAACTGCTGTTCCCCGACGCAGAGCTTGCCCGCTCAGCGGCGTTTATCATCAGCGCGTCCGAAGGGGGAAATCAGTACCTGCCTGCGCTGCGAAGCGAGCCCGCACGATTTGAGCCTCACTCCCGCGAGCGGCTACTGGCAGGGGCGATGATCCCATCCGCCTGGTACATTCAGGCCCAGCGTTTCCGCGCCCACGCCCGGCAGGCGTTTAAAACGTTATTCTCCTACGCCGATGTGCTGATTGCTCCGGCGACACCCCGCAGCGCCACGCTGATTGGTGAGCAGACCATGGAGATTAACGGCCAGCCACTGCCGGTCCGCGCCAGCATGGGAATGCTGACTCAGCCGATTTCGTTTTTGGGCTTGCCCGTCACCACGGTGCCCCTGCGCACGGCAGACGGTGCCCCCATTGGCCTGCAACTGATTGCCGCGCCGTTTAATGAACAGGCCTGCCTGCGCGTGGCGCGAGTACTGGAAGCAAGCGGGATAACCGATGCCCGCCCTGCGGAGATAGCACAATGA
- the hpxX gene encoding oxalurate catabolism protein HpxX — protein sequence MNTTPPDWSAYLAQMESVLGVELDDARRAELQLQFSRIASMAAPLMALPLDDRQEIAGVYKA from the coding sequence ATGAACACCACACCACCCGACTGGAGCGCATACCTTGCGCAGATGGAATCCGTGCTGGGCGTTGAACTGGATGACGCCCGTCGGGCGGAGCTTCAGTTGCAGTTCAGCCGCATAGCCAGCATGGCCGCACCGCTGATGGCGTTACCGCTCGATGACCGCCAGGAGATTGCAGGAGTATACAAAGCATGA
- a CDS encoding gamma-glutamyltransferase family protein translates to MHSNVSTHGMAVAPHHLASQSALAILREGGSAIEAMVAAAATIAVVYPHMNGLGGDGFWLIVPPGGEPIAIDASGAAGSLATLAAYDGLTQIPHRGPRAALTVAGTVSGWDEALKVSQEMHGTALPLARLLADAIDYAQNGTPVTASQASATASKFDELKDLPGFAETWLIDGKPPQAGSRFYQPAMATTLKRLADEGLDSFYRGPLAECLARGMEELGLPVTLADLNAHVARRTTPLKLQHQQGDVWNLAPPTQGLVSLAILGITDRLGMADADEATTIHRIVEATKLAFGLRDSHITDPRELKTDTQSLLAPAELDALAARVNDSQAAQWGTGKGPGDTVWMGVMDNSGLAVSFIQSIYHEFGSGVVLPDTGIVWQNRGASFSLNPAHLLALAPGKQPFHTLNPAAARLHDGRVMVYGSMGGDGQPQTQAALFTRYVVQGVPLQESISLPRWLLGRTWGQTSDTLKLEGRVSSQTLARLQALGHETEVFPDFSEAMGHAGAIVRHPNGLLEGAFDPRSNGSAAGY, encoded by the coding sequence ATGCACAGTAATGTCTCCACACACGGAATGGCCGTAGCGCCCCACCATCTTGCCAGCCAGAGCGCGCTGGCAATTCTGCGCGAAGGCGGCAGCGCCATTGAAGCCATGGTGGCCGCCGCAGCCACCATCGCAGTGGTTTATCCCCATATGAATGGCCTGGGTGGCGATGGCTTCTGGCTTATCGTCCCGCCCGGCGGTGAACCCATTGCCATTGACGCCAGCGGCGCGGCAGGCTCGCTGGCGACGCTTGCGGCCTATGATGGCCTGACGCAGATCCCCCATCGCGGCCCGCGCGCGGCGCTGACCGTGGCCGGAACGGTCAGCGGCTGGGACGAAGCCCTTAAGGTGTCGCAGGAAATGCATGGCACCGCGCTGCCGCTGGCACGCCTGCTGGCAGATGCCATTGACTACGCGCAAAACGGCACGCCGGTCACCGCATCGCAGGCCAGCGCCACGGCGAGTAAATTTGACGAACTGAAAGACCTGCCTGGTTTTGCAGAAACCTGGCTTATCGACGGTAAACCACCTCAGGCCGGGAGCCGTTTTTACCAACCGGCGATGGCCACCACCCTGAAACGCCTGGCGGACGAAGGTCTGGACAGCTTTTATCGTGGCCCGCTGGCGGAATGTCTGGCCCGTGGAATGGAGGAGCTCGGTCTGCCCGTGACCCTTGCAGACCTGAATGCGCACGTCGCCCGGCGCACCACGCCGCTGAAATTGCAGCATCAGCAGGGTGACGTCTGGAATCTTGCCCCGCCGACGCAGGGGCTGGTATCGCTGGCGATACTCGGGATAACCGACCGGCTGGGGATGGCCGATGCCGACGAGGCCACCACCATTCACCGCATCGTCGAAGCCACCAAGCTGGCCTTCGGCCTGCGCGATAGCCATATTACCGATCCACGAGAACTGAAAACCGATACCCAGAGCCTGCTGGCCCCCGCCGAGCTGGATGCGCTCGCTGCGCGGGTCAACGACAGCCAGGCCGCCCAATGGGGCACCGGCAAAGGCCCTGGTGACACGGTATGGATGGGGGTAATGGATAACAGCGGGCTTGCCGTCTCGTTTATCCAGAGTATTTATCACGAGTTCGGCAGCGGCGTGGTTCTGCCGGATACCGGGATCGTCTGGCAAAACCGGGGAGCCTCTTTCAGCCTCAACCCGGCTCATCTTCTGGCGCTGGCTCCGGGTAAGCAGCCTTTCCATACTCTGAACCCGGCAGCCGCACGCCTGCACGACGGGCGCGTGATGGTCTATGGCTCGATGGGAGGAGACGGACAGCCGCAAACCCAGGCGGCGCTGTTCACCCGCTATGTGGTGCAGGGCGTGCCGCTTCAGGAGAGCATCAGCCTGCCGCGCTGGCTGCTGGGACGCACCTGGGGACAAACTTCCGACACCTTAAAACTGGAAGGACGCGTCTCATCGCAGACGCTCGCGCGCTTGCAGGCGCTGGGCCACGAAACAGAAGTGTTCCCGGACTTTAGCGAAGCCATGGGGCACGCGGGGGCGATTGTTCGCCATCCCAACGGCCTGCTTGAAGGGGCATTCGACCCACGCAGCAACGGCTCTGCCGCCGGATACTGA
- the hpxU gene encoding MurR/RpiR family transcriptional regulator HpxU — protein MEQLDERLKGQYASLSPQEQRVADFIFDHFDDLISYNSAELAQLSGVSKATVSRLFKRLGYEKYKDMRDELRTLRQSGMPLTDNRDAVQGNTLLARHYKQEMANLTQWVNALDAHQFAEAMACMVKARRVVIIGMRNAYPAALHLRQQLLQARGQVLVLPQPGQSLSEELVDLTADDLVVMMAFRRRPRIIRPLMQQLQSRGVPVLLMCEPQAHSLFPLASWQLCAPLDSVSAYDSYSSVNSLINLLANAFLHEILDKGRPRIHEIASLYQQLDELEQR, from the coding sequence ATGGAACAGTTAGATGAACGTCTGAAAGGGCAGTACGCGTCATTGTCGCCGCAGGAGCAGCGCGTGGCCGATTTTATCTTCGATCACTTTGACGACCTTATAAGCTATAACAGCGCCGAGCTGGCGCAGCTTAGCGGGGTGTCGAAAGCCACGGTGAGCCGTCTGTTTAAGCGCCTGGGCTATGAGAAATATAAAGACATGCGCGACGAACTGCGCACGCTGCGCCAGAGCGGGATGCCGTTAACCGACAACCGTGATGCGGTGCAGGGCAACACGCTGCTGGCGCGTCACTATAAGCAGGAGATGGCGAACCTGACACAGTGGGTGAATGCGCTTGATGCACATCAGTTTGCCGAGGCCATGGCCTGCATGGTGAAGGCACGGCGGGTGGTGATTATCGGGATGCGCAATGCGTATCCGGCGGCGCTGCACCTGCGCCAGCAGCTGTTACAGGCCCGCGGGCAGGTGCTGGTGCTACCCCAGCCAGGGCAGAGCCTGAGTGAAGAGCTGGTGGATTTAACCGCCGACGATCTGGTGGTGATGATGGCGTTTCGCCGCCGCCCGCGCATTATCCGCCCGCTGATGCAGCAGCTTCAGAGCCGTGGGGTTCCGGTGCTGCTGATGTGCGAGCCGCAGGCCCACAGCCTGTTCCCGCTGGCGAGCTGGCAGCTCTGTGCCCCGCTGGACAGCGTATCGGCCTATGACAGCTACTCTTCGGTGAACAGCCTGATTAACCTGCTGGCGAACGCCTTCCTGCATGAGATCCTCGATAAAGGCCGCCCGCGTATTCACGAGATAGCCTCCCTTTATCAGCAGCTGGATGAGCTGGAGCAACGATAA
- a CDS encoding transporter substrate-binding domain-containing protein, whose protein sequence is MKKLLIALAGAACLFTQLPAKADQLQDIEKRGTLRIAVPQDFPPFGSVGTDLQPQGYDIDMARYLAKQMKLKLQLVPVTSANRVPYLQTDKVDLVISSLGKNAEREKVIDFSRAYAPFFLGVFGPKGAELKDAAALSGKTIGVTRGAVEDMVLTSLAPKDADVKRYEDNNTTLSAYLSGQVQYVATGNLVVAAISRQNADKAPVPSFMLKDSPCFIGLKKNEPALKAKVDALIEQGIKDGTLNGLSEQWLKAPLPANLGV, encoded by the coding sequence ATGAAAAAACTGTTGATTGCACTGGCCGGGGCCGCTTGTCTGTTCACACAACTGCCAGCAAAAGCTGACCAGCTTCAGGATATTGAAAAGCGCGGTACGCTGCGCATCGCCGTCCCGCAGGACTTCCCGCCGTTCGGCTCGGTGGGGACCGACCTCCAGCCGCAGGGTTACGACATCGATATGGCGCGCTATCTGGCAAAACAGATGAAGCTCAAGCTGCAACTGGTGCCGGTGACCAGCGCTAACCGCGTACCGTATCTGCAAACCGATAAGGTGGATCTGGTTATCTCAAGCCTGGGTAAAAACGCCGAGCGTGAAAAGGTGATCGACTTTAGCCGCGCCTATGCGCCTTTCTTCCTCGGCGTATTTGGCCCGAAAGGGGCTGAGCTGAAAGATGCTGCCGCACTGAGCGGAAAAACCATCGGCGTGACGCGCGGTGCGGTGGAAGACATGGTGCTGACCAGCCTGGCGCCGAAAGATGCCGACGTAAAACGCTATGAGGACAACAACACCACGCTGTCGGCCTACCTTTCCGGTCAGGTGCAGTATGTGGCGACCGGCAACCTTGTGGTGGCGGCGATTTCACGTCAGAACGCGGATAAAGCGCCGGTGCCGAGCTTTATGCTGAAAGACTCACCGTGCTTTATCGGCCTGAAGAAAAACGAACCGGCCCTGAAAGCGAAAGTCGACGCCCTGATTGAGCAAGGGATCAAAGACGGCACGCTGAATGGGCTGTCTGAGCAATGGCTGAAAGCGCCGCTGCCGGCAAACCTTGGCGTATAA